Proteins from a single region of Thermogemmatispora onikobensis:
- a CDS encoding helix-turn-helix transcriptional regulator, producing MHRMDRLTAIVLLLQRGKWTAASLARHFEVSRRTILRDIEALCEMGMPVVAEPGPGGGYSLPADYALAPLPLSLHEALLLRLALSSLLQLRSVPFKEARASLWAKITALLPSREEIEPGLEQMLSSSSAARSRGAEFPVPFFSDLLQALAAGRWVRVTYRSERRQSEQTLLPQRLFTNAGLWYCYAYSLEHDCVRLYRVDRLLRLEILTEPPSAKPPEIRNRWEDPAFPEICIRLTERGALRLERCIPLAARLQREADGSGWLRLHWNPDDYDWLARQLLSLGPEARVLTPTALRQCLQRLASQILACSEEEKMVT from the coding sequence CGCGGTAAATGGACCGCCGCCTCTCTCGCGCGGCATTTCGAGGTTTCACGCCGCACGATTCTGCGCGATATCGAGGCCCTGTGTGAGATGGGCATGCCGGTAGTGGCCGAGCCGGGACCAGGCGGCGGTTATAGCTTGCCAGCGGATTATGCCCTGGCCCCCCTGCCGCTGTCGCTGCACGAGGCCCTGCTGCTGCGTTTGGCACTGAGCAGCCTCTTGCAGTTGCGCTCAGTTCCTTTCAAGGAGGCACGGGCCTCGCTGTGGGCTAAGATTACGGCGCTGCTGCCATCGCGTGAGGAGATCGAGCCAGGCCTGGAACAGATGCTGAGTTCCTCATCCGCGGCGCGCTCCAGAGGGGCAGAGTTCCCAGTGCCCTTCTTTAGCGATTTGCTGCAGGCGCTGGCGGCAGGCCGCTGGGTTCGGGTAACCTATCGCTCGGAGCGGCGCCAGTCGGAGCAGACCCTGCTGCCCCAGCGCCTGTTTACCAACGCTGGCCTCTGGTACTGCTATGCCTACTCGCTGGAACACGACTGTGTGCGCCTCTATCGCGTCGATCGCCTGCTCCGCCTGGAGATACTGACCGAGCCTCCCAGCGCGAAGCCACCGGAGATCAGGAACCGGTGGGAAGATCCAGCCTTCCCAGAGATCTGCATCCGCCTGACCGAGCGCGGGGCGCTACGTCTTGAGCGCTGCATCCCGCTGGCAGCTCGCCTGCAACGCGAGGCCGATGGCAGTGGTTGGCTGCGCCTGCATTGGAATCCAGATGACTATGACTGGCTGGCGCGCCAGCTCTTGAGCTTAGGCCCGGAAGCCCGGGTTTTGACGCCGACGGCCCTGCGCCAGTGTCTCCAAAGGCTCGCCAGCCAGATTCTGGCATGCTCCGAGGAGGAGAAAATGGTGACATAG
- a CDS encoding VOC family protein, translating into MAQRSIIHLELPTRDRDASAVFYQAVFGWQMRHNSRYDYLYFETQDGIHGGFPGPDGQSQREGEPLIYLASEDIEATLAAIEAHGGRCLIPKTEIPGLGWWALFRDPAGNRLGLFTPAPSTSGE; encoded by the coding sequence ATGGCCCAACGGAGTATTATCCACCTTGAGTTGCCAACACGCGACCGCGACGCCAGTGCCGTCTTTTACCAGGCTGTGTTCGGCTGGCAAATGAGACATAACAGCAGATACGACTATTTGTACTTTGAGACCCAAGACGGGATACACGGGGGCTTTCCCGGCCCCGACGGCCAGAGCCAACGCGAGGGGGAGCCGCTGATCTATCTGGCCAGCGAGGATATCGAGGCCACGCTGGCCGCGATCGAGGCCCACGGCGGGCGCTGCCTGATTCCGAAGACGGAGATCCCCGGCCTCGGCTGGTGGGCCCTTTTCCGCGATCCCGCCGGCAATCGCCTCGGCCTCTTTACTCCTGCGCCGTCTACGTCGGGCGAGTGA
- a CDS encoding SDR family NAD(P)-dependent oxidoreductase yields MKILVTGGAGFIGSHLVDAYLAAGHEVFVVDNLWSEGGGDPANLAAQAHFFQADITDAEAMRALFAEVRPDVVSHHAAQHSVAVSARDPLLDARVNVLGLLTILQNCTQAGVRKIIFASSAATYGTPPQLPVTEETPQRPESPYGITKMVGEHYLRYWHEAHGLTYTILRYGNVYGPRQDPNGEAGVIAIFARRFLTGESVRIDWDGEQAKDYVFVSDVARANLLALERGDNDVFCIATGRPTSVNEIYRQLVNLTGFEAPIQRAPKRPGDIRLAYFDCGKAARFLGWQPQVTLEEGIRQTVEFFRQSQARG; encoded by the coding sequence ATGAAGATTCTTGTCACAGGAGGCGCAGGCTTCATCGGCTCCCATCTGGTCGACGCCTATCTGGCGGCTGGTCATGAGGTCTTCGTCGTTGACAACCTCTGGAGCGAGGGAGGCGGTGACCCGGCCAATCTTGCCGCCCAGGCCCATTTCTTCCAGGCTGATATTACCGATGCCGAGGCTATGCGCGCTCTCTTCGCCGAGGTGCGGCCCGATGTCGTCAGCCATCACGCCGCCCAGCATAGCGTCGCCGTCTCGGCGCGTGATCCTCTCCTCGATGCTCGCGTCAACGTCCTCGGCCTGCTCACCATCCTGCAGAACTGTACCCAGGCCGGCGTGCGCAAAATCATCTTCGCTTCGTCGGCGGCGACCTATGGCACGCCGCCGCAACTGCCCGTCACCGAAGAGACACCCCAGCGGCCCGAATCGCCCTACGGCATTACCAAGATGGTTGGCGAGCACTATCTGCGCTACTGGCATGAGGCCCACGGTCTGACCTACACTATCTTGCGCTACGGCAACGTCTACGGGCCACGTCAAGACCCCAACGGCGAAGCGGGAGTCATCGCCATTTTTGCCCGTCGCTTCCTCACCGGGGAGAGCGTGCGCATCGACTGGGACGGCGAGCAGGCCAAGGATTATGTTTTTGTCAGCGATGTCGCTCGGGCCAACCTGCTGGCGCTGGAGCGAGGTGATAACGACGTCTTCTGCATTGCCACCGGGCGGCCTACCTCGGTCAACGAGATCTACCGTCAGCTTGTCAATCTCACTGGCTTCGAGGCCCCCATCCAGCGCGCTCCCAAGCGACCGGGCGACATCCGGCTTGCCTACTTCGACTGTGGCAAAGCAGCGCGCTTCCTCGGCTGGCAGCCGCAGGTCACGCTGGAAGAGGGCATTCGCCAAACGGTCGAATTTTTCCGCCAGAGCCAGGCCCGCGGCTAG